From the genome of Methylocystis echinoides:
TTTCGACCAGAACCGGCTATCGATGATCCTCGCCGTTCTCGAGGCCCATGGCGGGCTGAAGCTCGGCATGCACGACGTTTATCTCAATGTCGCGGGCGGCCTGCGCGCCGACGAACCGGCGGGCGACCTCGCCGCCGCCGCCGCGCTGGTCTCGTCTCTCACGGGGGCCGTGTTGCCGGCCGATCAGGCGTTTTTTGGCGAGATTGGGCTTTCCGGCGCCATCCGGCCCGTCATCCACGCCGGCATGCGTCTGCGCGAGGCGGCGAAGCTCGGCTTTCACCAGGCCGTGCTCGCGCAAGCGCAGCAGATCAACGAGGACGACCGGCGCGCCGGACTCACGCTGCGCCCCTGTGGCGACGTCGCTCAGCTCGTGGCGGCGATCGCCCAGACCGCGCCCCGAACGCGCGGCCAGGAATGAGGCGATTTTAACCTTTTGTGCTTTCCGCAGGCGGCTGAGTTGCGCTAGAAGCATCCCGTCGCAACCGCCGGGGGACGCCCCGCCGCTTTGAAGTTCGGAGGCGACGGCGCTTTTCGTTTGGAGAATGCTGCGATGGGCGCGCGTCTCGTGCGCCGGCTTTCAGGCGTTTCCCATTATTCCGAGCGTCACGGCGACAAAGAAGAGGACTGCAATGCCGTCATACCTTGATCTGGCAGTTATTACGATCGTGCTGGTCTCGGGCATGCTCGCCCTGCTGCGCGGCTTCACGCGCGAAGTGCTGGCGATCCTGTCCTGGGTGGCGGCGGCAGCTGCGGCCTACTATCTCCACCCCATGGCCCTCCCCTATTTGAAGCCATACATCTCCAAAGACGAGATCGCGCTCGCGGCCTCGGTCGCGGTGGTGTTCTTCATCGCGCTGGTCGTCGTCTCGCTGTTCACGGTGAAGCTCTCGGACGTCATCCTCGATTCGAAGATCGGCGCGCTCGACCGCTCGCTGGGCTTCGTCTTCGGGGCGGTGCGGGGTCTGCTGCTCGCGGTGGTCGCCTTCGTGTTCTACGCCTGGCTCGTGCCCGACGCCAATCAACCCGAATGGGTGCGCAACGCCCGCGCCAAGCCGATCCTCGCCGCCGGCGGCGACAAGCTGCGCGAGATGCTGCCCGACGACGTCGACGCCATCATCGCCAAGATCAAGGCCAAGAAGGGCGGCCATCAGCCGGCCGAGGAAACGCCGCCCTCGGAGGCCGAGCCGGAGAAAGCGGACGCTCCGGCCGACAAGGAGCCGGCGGGGGAAAAGCAGTAAGCGCGACGCGGCGGCCGCTTGCGATTGGCCGGGACCAGAGGCAAAGTTGACGCTTAGGGCGACCGCCAGGCATGGGAGACGACGGATGACCGAATCGACGCATCATCAACCCCTTCCCAGCCGGTTGGAGACCACCGACGACCTCGACGGCGACACGCTGCGCGAATATTGCGGCGTGTTCGGCGTCTTCGACCTGCCGGACGCCGCCGCGATCACGGCGCTCGGCCTGCACGCGCTTCAGCATCGCGGCCAGGAGGCCGCGGGCATTGTCAGCTTCGACGCCGGGCGCTTCCATGGCGAGCGCCGGATCGGCCTCGTCGGCGATCACTTCTCCAAGGAAAGCACCATCAAGCGCCTGCCCGGTTCGGCGGCGATCGGCCATGTGCGCTATGCGACGACCGGCGAGACCATGCTGCGTAACGTGCAGCCGCTCTTCGCCGAATTGAACACCGGCGGCTTCGCCGTCGCCCATAACGGCAATCTCACCAACGCCCAGGCGCTGCGCCGCGACCTCATCAAGGAGGGCGCGATCTTCCAGTCGACATCCGACACGGAGGTCCTTCTCCATCTCGTGGCGCGAAGCCGCAAGCCGCAGCTCATCGACCGCTTCATCGAGGCGCTGCGCTGCATCGAGGGCGCCTATTCGCTGGTTGCGCTCACCAACAAAAAGCTGATTGGCGCGCGCGACCCGCTCGGCATTCGCCCTCTCGTCATCGGCGAACTCGACGGCAAATTCATCCTCGCCTCGGAGACCTGCGCGCTCGACATCATTGGCGCGCGCTTCGTCCGCGACGTGAAGAACGGCGAGATCGTCGTCATTTCCGACACCGGGCTCGAAAGCCTCGAGCCCTTCCCGCCGCAGCCGATGCGCCCCTGCATCTTCGAATATATTTACTTCGCCCGGCCGGATTCCGTCGTGCACGGCCGCCCGGTTTATGAGGTGCGCAAAGCCATGGGGCGCGAACTTGCGCGCGAACAGGCGATCGCCGCCGACGTCGTCGTGCCGGTGCCGGATTCCGGCGTGCCGGCGGCGCTCGGCTATTCGCAGCAGTCGGGCGTTCCTTTCGAACTCGGCATCATCCGCAACCATTATGTCGGCCGCACCTTCATCCAGCCGACGCAGTCGGTGCGCGAGGTCGGCGTGCGCATGAAGCACAGCGCCAACCGCTGCGTCGTGGAAGGCAAGCGCGTCATTCTGATCGACGACTCGATCGTGCGCGGGACGACTTCGGTCAAGATCGTGCAGATGATGCGCGACGCCGGCGCGACGGAGGTTCACTTCCTCATCTCCTCGCCGCCCATCACGCATCCGGACTATTACGGCATCGACACGCCGCAGAAGGAGAAGCTCCTCGCCGCGACCCATTCGCTCGAGGAGATGCGCGCCTATATCGGCTGCGATTCGCTCGCCTTCCTCTCTGTCGACGGCATCTATCGCGCGATGGGCTATCCTGGACGCGACAACGCCCGCCCGCAATTCACCGACCACTGCTTCACCGGCGACTATCCGACCTCGCTCACCGACCTCGTGGAAGAGAACCGCGCGCAGCTTTCGTTGCTGGCGGAGGCGAGCTGATCGGCGTTTCTAACGGGGTGTCGCGCATGCTTCGCGCACTTCCCTGACTTTTTCAGATAGATTTTTCCCGCTTTTGCTTTTGAGGAAACGATGGCGCTGAAGAAAGGCTATGGGCTCCTGATCGGCGCCAAGAAGAATTATTATCGCGACCCGCCCGACAACTTCGGGCGCTACTATCATGGCAATCTCGTCATCAGCGCGCCGGCGGGCGATTACCATTGCGCCATCGACGTCGACCCCAAGATGATGCCAGACGGCATTCAATGGCGAATCGTCAAAATAAGGCCCGCTGACTTCGCCCCGATCAAGGCGCTGACAAATGGCTGGCGCCTCGTTCCCTCGACGGCGACGTCAGGCGCGCTGGATTACATCAGGTCGAGCGTCCTGCATCCGCCCATCCTCATCTGGAACGTCCGCTACGACAGCTGGCTGTCCCGCTTTCTGGAGTTCATCCGCTGGAATCCGCCCTGGAACAATGGCACTGGCGTCCAGGCCCTGACCGACCTTGAAAGCGTCATCGCGAAAGGCGTGCGCTTCTACATTTTCGGCGAACCTTTCAACGTGGGCCTCGGCGTCCACAACATCCATCAAAACCAGGGCGATCCGATCGGCGGCGGCCACGACAAGGAGAACGCCATCTGGCAAGACGGCGGAACGGTCGTCGAGACGGCGGAGGGCGAGTTTTTCGCCTTTCTGAACAAGTTCAAGACGCAGTCTTTCAAGACCGATGACCAGGGGCGCCCGGCGTAGTCATCCTATTTGGTCGACGTTGTTGGTGACGCGACGCCCCCCGGCGCGTTATGACGTCGCTTAACAACGCAATTGAGACCCGCAGGCTTTCGAACATGTCCTCAGCCGACCGCATCGCCCTCGTCACAGGCGCTTCGCGCGGCATTGGCCGCGCCATAGCCCTCGAACTTGCGCGCGACGGCGTCCATGTCGTCGCGCTGGCGCGCACGCAAGGGGCGCTGGAGGAGCTCGACGACGAGATCAGGGCGCTCGGCGCGGAGGCGACGCTCGTGCCCTGCGACGTCGCCGATTTCGACGCCCTCGACCGGCTCGGCGCGGCGATCTTCCAGCGCTGGGGCAAGCTCGACGTCTTCGTCGGCAACGCTGGCGTGCTCGGGCCGTTGTCGCCCCTCGCCCATGTCGACGTGAAAGACTGGAACCGCGTGATGGCGGTCAATGTCACCGCCAATTGGCGGCTCATCCGCTCGCTCGATCCGCTGCTGCGCGCCTCGGGCGCCGGGCGCGTCGTCTTCGTTACGTCGAGCGCCGCCTATAAGGCGCAGCCCTATTGGGGAACGTACGCGGCCTCGAAGGCGGCGCTGGAGGCGATGGCGCGCACTTATGCGGCGGAGACGCGCGACACGGGCGTCACGGTCATGATCGCCAATCCGGGGCGGATGCGCACCCGCATGCGCGCCCAGGCCATGCCGGGCGAGAATCCGGCCACCGTGCCGGCGCCCGAGGACTTTGCAAAGAAATGCCTTCCGCTGCTCAAGCCGGAGTGGCGCGAGAGTGGAAGGCTTTATGATTTCCCCAACGACCGGCTGATGGATTTTCATCAGCCGGCGTAACCGGCGCGGGGGCGAGCCCCGCGCGGGAACCCGTTAGTGATGATGGCGGCGGTGCTTCTTGACGACCGGCGGCGGCGGGGGCGGCGGCGGAACATAAGTCAGCGTCAGGCTCTCGACGCCGGCGTTCCAGCCAAGGCCCGCGCCCGCCTCGATATTGAACGGCTGCAGCGAGATGGTGTTGTTAGAGCCGCCAACCAGAATGGCGCCGCCGCCGCCCACGCCGATCTTCGCCGAGACGCCCGGACCCATGTAATTGCCCGCGAGGGCGCCGGGGCCGACCTGGCCCGTCGCGGCGATGACGCCCCAGGCCAGTTCGCCCTGGCCGTTGATCGAGATATTGGGGCCGACCTTGGTCAGCGTGCCGGTGTAATGGGCCGGCGTGGCGCCTTCGGCGTCATCGCTATAGTTGCAGTCGATCTGCTGATTCTCCACGAGAACGCTCAGGCCGTTGCCGAGCAGCCGGCACTGCAGCGTGCCGATCCGGTCGCCGGCGAACGCGGACGCAGGGACCATGAGCGCCAAGACGACGGCGCCGCCCAATAGGCGTCCCAGCTTGAAACGGGTGGACATTGAAAACTCCTCCTCTTTCTTCCTTTGGGGCGCGAAAGCCCCTTAGAGCGATCGCAATCTGCGAGAGACGCGCCGCACAGGACACGCTTATAAAGCATCAAACGCGGTCGCTACAGTAGGTAGCGCCCAGCGAACGGCGAGGGCGTGCGGCAGCGCACGCGGCCCTGTGCAAAGCTCGGCGGCTTCGCTATTTCCGCGACCTTGCAGAGCGGCCGCCAATAACCGATCTTGTGAGGGCGGCTCGCATTTGATGCGACGCCTTGACGCGGGAGAAATGAAACGAATGAGCGCGAAGCTTCCGGTGTTGTATCAGCCGGGCCTCTCGGGCTCGGATATGGAATCGCTCAGGACCGCCGTCGCCGCGCTCGAGCGCCAGAGCTTTGCCGGCCGAATTGCGCGGCTCGCGGGACGAAAGGTCGGGATCGTCGGCCAGTCGCTGCCGCCGGAAGTTCATCAGGCGGCGCTGAACGCCGCGCAGCGCGCCCTCACTGTTGCGCTCAATGTGGCGCTCTCGAGTCTGGAGGGCGCGCCGAGGGGCGACACGACTCGTTTCCACCGCCGTCTCGCAGCCTTCGCCGGCGGCGTCGGCGGCGCCGTCGGACTTGCCGGCCTGCCGATCGAGCTTCCGCTGTCCACGACGATCATGTTGCGCTCGATCGCCGACATCGCCCGCAACGAAGGCGAGAATCTGCGGGAGCCTGAGACGGGTCTCGCCTGTCTCGAAGTCTTCGCGCTTGGCGGACAAGAGGACGAGAACATTCTCGAGGGGGGCTATCTCGCGATCCGCGGGCTGCTCGCGAAATCGGTCAGCGATGCGGCGCGTTATGTCGCCGCGCGCGGCATGGTTCACGACAGCGCGCCCGCGCTGGTGCGGCTTCTGAGCCAGGTCTCCTCGCGCTTCGGCGTGGTCGTCTCCCAGAAGGCGGCGGCTCAGGCGGCTCCGGTCCTCGGCGCGATCAGCGGCGCGGCGATCAATCTCGCCTTCACCGAACATTTCCAGACGCTGGCGCGCGGACATTTCACCATGCGCCGGCTGGAGCGGCTCTATGATCCGGCGATGGTGCGCGCCGAATATGCCCGCATCGCCCGTGAGGAGGGCTATTGGGAGGCGCCGGCGGGCGCCTGAGTTTTCGCGGCGGCCAGAAGATCGGGAACCTGCCCCATTTCGCCGATGACCGCCTCGTTCTCTTCCAGGAGAACGACGTCCCCCCACGCCAAACCCCGCCTGAACGCCTCGTCGGTCTCGACGGCTTCGCCCATTGGGCGGCTGAAATCGTCGGCGTGCGCCGCAAGCCGCCTCCAGCGCCGCGACTCTCCTGGCCGCGCTCCCTTCATGTAATGCCAGTAATCGACACGCGCCGCACAGGACGCCTCGGTCAGATTTGCAAGGACCTCGATGAGAAAGCTGCCGCCCACCGCGAAGATCTGCGGCGGCTTTTCGCAGACCCCCGCGCTTCGGCCCACGACGGACGCCGACGGATAGCGCCAGTCCCACCAGAGCAGATTGAGCAGCCGGAGCAGATCGATGTCGGCTCCGACGGGCTCCTGGCGCGTTCCCCACGCGAAGTCATAGGCAGGAAGCGCGGCGGTTTCTCCGTCGTTCAAACGCCGCGTCAGCTCCCGCGTCGCGATCGCCGCGCCGAGCACATTCCAATGCGTGCCGCCGGGCGGGAAGAGTTCGATCGCATAATCCGGCGCCGCCGCCGCAAGAAGCGCCACGCCGTCGACATAAGCGACTCCGTGCGCCGCGAGCGCGGCGCGGTATGGTGCGAGCTTGTCCGTCGTGCCGCGCAAGAGCGAAGGACAAACGAAGGTGTCGGGCAGGTAACGACGATACGCCGCCGCCTTCGACGGGGAAATCAGATAGACAAAACCCTTGCCGCTCGCCCTGACCGCGTCCTGCGTCTCGCGCAGCCGCGCCGCCCAGGCGTCGACGGCCCCTGGATCGGGCGCGGCGCCGCGCGCGCAGAACTCATCGATGTAATAGGTCTCGAACAGGCGCCGCTCTCGCCCGATCGTGATGCCAGGCGCGCCTGAGACGCCGAGCGCTGAATAGAGAAACTGGTTTCTGACTCTGACCGCCAAGGGAAAGACCGGCTGCAATTGCCCGACATTGGACGAGACGGCCTTCTGGGTCTCGCCAGACAGGAAGGCCTCGACGCTCCAGGGCGCGGGCTTCGGCGGCGCGACGCCCCATAGGGGCTCGGAACTTCTGATCCGCAGCTTCGGCCAATCCGTGGAAACGAGGAAGTTCCAGATATTGACGAGGAGCAGCGCGAGGAGCGCGGCCGCGCAGGCGAAAATCGGCAGCCGCTGGAGGAGGAGAAGGCGCGCGCGCGTCATGCTCAGAACCGGAAATAGATGAAGGGCTTGAAAGGTTCGGCCAACCCCTTCGCCAACGCCGCGAGGAAGAGCAGCGCAAGGGCGCTGTTCGCTGCGAAGGCGTGGCGGCGCGCGAGCGCCAGCCAGTCGATCCCGAGTTGCACGCCGATCCGCTGAAGGACGCAGACGCTGGCGGCGACGAGAGCGACGGCCATGATTTCCGGTCGCGCCGCCGGCGCCTCGTCGCCCGTCGCCCAGGGCCGCGCCATGACGGAGAGGAACGCGCCCGCCTGCCCCAGAGAGACGGCGCGAAACACCGTCCAGCCAATCATGACGATGACCATCGTGGCGATATTGGCGAGCCAGTCCGGCAAGCGCTTGAGGCGCTCGACCAGGAACAGCCGGTCCAGCACGAGAAAGACGCCGTTATAGACGCCCCAAAAAATATACGGCCAGGCCGCGCCGTGCCAGACGCCCGACGCCAGAAAGCAGATCCACAGATTGAGATAGGTGCGCGCCTCGCCTTTGCGGTTTCCGCCCAGAGGAAAATACAGATATTCGCGAATCCAGCTCGTCAGCGACATGTGCCAGCGCCGCCAGAAGTCGGTGACGCTCGTCGCGACGTAGGGCATGTTGAAATTCTCGAGCAGGCGAAAGCCGAACATGCGCGCGAGCCCGATCGCCATATCCGAATAGCTCGAGAAATCGAAATAGATTTGCAGCGTAAAGAAAGCCACGCCCATCCACGCGCCGCCGAAGCCGAGCGCTGTGGGATCGCGCGAGAAAATCGCGTCGGCGCCGCTCGCCATCACGTCGGCGATGAGGACCTTCTTTGTAACCCCGAGCA
Proteins encoded in this window:
- a CDS encoding CvpA family protein, with protein sequence MPSYLDLAVITIVLVSGMLALLRGFTREVLAILSWVAAAAAAYYLHPMALPYLKPYISKDEIALAASVAVVFFIALVVVSLFTVKLSDVILDSKIGALDRSLGFVFGAVRGLLLAVVAFVFYAWLVPDANQPEWVRNARAKPILAAGGDKLREMLPDDVDAIIAKIKAKKGGHQPAEETPPSEAEPEKADAPADKEPAGEKQ
- a CDS encoding alginate O-acetyltransferase AlgX-related protein, which encodes MTRARLLLLQRLPIFACAAALLALLLVNIWNFLVSTDWPKLRIRSSEPLWGVAPPKPAPWSVEAFLSGETQKAVSSNVGQLQPVFPLAVRVRNQFLYSALGVSGAPGITIGRERRLFETYYIDEFCARGAAPDPGAVDAWAARLRETQDAVRASGKGFVYLISPSKAAAYRRYLPDTFVCPSLLRGTTDKLAPYRAALAAHGVAYVDGVALLAAAAPDYAIELFPPGGTHWNVLGAAIATRELTRRLNDGETAALPAYDFAWGTRQEPVGADIDLLRLLNLLWWDWRYPSASVVGRSAGVCEKPPQIFAVGGSFLIEVLANLTEASCAARVDYWHYMKGARPGESRRWRRLAAHADDFSRPMGEAVETDEAFRRGLAWGDVVLLEENEAVIGEMGQVPDLLAAAKTQAPAGASQ
- a CDS encoding SDR family NAD(P)-dependent oxidoreductase; its protein translation is MSSADRIALVTGASRGIGRAIALELARDGVHVVALARTQGALEELDDEIRALGAEATLVPCDVADFDALDRLGAAIFQRWGKLDVFVGNAGVLGPLSPLAHVDVKDWNRVMAVNVTANWRLIRSLDPLLRASGAGRVVFVTSSAAYKAQPYWGTYAASKAALEAMARTYAAETRDTGVTVMIANPGRMRTRMRAQAMPGENPATVPAPEDFAKKCLPLLKPEWRESGRLYDFPNDRLMDFHQPA
- the purF gene encoding amidophosphoribosyltransferase, producing MTESTHHQPLPSRLETTDDLDGDTLREYCGVFGVFDLPDAAAITALGLHALQHRGQEAAGIVSFDAGRFHGERRIGLVGDHFSKESTIKRLPGSAAIGHVRYATTGETMLRNVQPLFAELNTGGFAVAHNGNLTNAQALRRDLIKEGAIFQSTSDTEVLLHLVARSRKPQLIDRFIEALRCIEGAYSLVALTNKKLIGARDPLGIRPLVIGELDGKFILASETCALDIIGARFVRDVKNGEIVVISDTGLESLEPFPPQPMRPCIFEYIYFARPDSVVHGRPVYEVRKAMGRELAREQAIAADVVVPVPDSGVPAALGYSQQSGVPFELGIIRNHYVGRTFIQPTQSVREVGVRMKHSANRCVVEGKRVILIDDSIVRGTTSVKIVQMMRDAGATEVHFLISSPPITHPDYYGIDTPQKEKLLAATHSLEEMRAYIGCDSLAFLSVDGIYRAMGYPGRDNARPQFTDHCFTGDYPTSLTDLVEENRAQLSLLAEAS
- a CDS encoding MBOAT family O-acyltransferase, whose protein sequence is MLFYEPLFLFVFGPAVYLLYLLLGARRGPRALLLLVASIVFYGWREPTFIFVVFASVAMDLYVARRIWAHRRRDAAPAVAGAAPAHFGDDGDLAVLEAPPERESLFGEEAARRWLAVGVIGNLAILVYYKYTGFLALNLDALLRALTLPGLHLPSIALPIGVSFIVFEKITYLVDVYRGVTAPARGPLLYGLYVFFFPKLLAGPIIKYHDIVGQFQSCPHATIDDFVNGFSRFMLGVTKKVLIADVMASGADAIFSRDPTALGFGGAWMGVAFFTLQIYFDFSSYSDMAIGLARMFGFRLLENFNMPYVATSVTDFWRRWHMSLTSWIREYLYFPLGGNRKGEARTYLNLWICFLASGVWHGAAWPYIFWGVYNGVFLVLDRLFLVERLKRLPDWLANIATMVIVMIGWTVFRAVSLGQAGAFLSVMARPWATGDEAPAARPEIMAVALVAASVCVLQRIGVQLGIDWLALARRHAFAANSALALLFLAALAKGLAEPFKPFIYFRF
- a CDS encoding DUF2278 family protein codes for the protein MALKKGYGLLIGAKKNYYRDPPDNFGRYYHGNLVISAPAGDYHCAIDVDPKMMPDGIQWRIVKIRPADFAPIKALTNGWRLVPSTATSGALDYIRSSVLHPPILIWNVRYDSWLSRFLEFIRWNPPWNNGTGVQALTDLESVIAKGVRFYIFGEPFNVGLGVHNIHQNQGDPIGGGHDKENAIWQDGGTVVETAEGEFFAFLNKFKTQSFKTDDQGRPA
- a CDS encoding DUF992 domain-containing protein, with product MSTRFKLGRLLGGAVVLALMVPASAFAGDRIGTLQCRLLGNGLSVLVENQQIDCNYSDDAEGATPAHYTGTLTKVGPNISINGQGELAWGVIAATGQVGPGALAGNYMGPGVSAKIGVGGGGAILVGGSNNTISLQPFNIEAGAGLGWNAGVESLTLTYVPPPPPPPPVVKKHRRHHH
- a CDS encoding EcsC family protein; its protein translation is MSAKLPVLYQPGLSGSDMESLRTAVAALERQSFAGRIARLAGRKVGIVGQSLPPEVHQAALNAAQRALTVALNVALSSLEGAPRGDTTRFHRRLAAFAGGVGGAVGLAGLPIELPLSTTIMLRSIADIARNEGENLREPETGLACLEVFALGGQEDENILEGGYLAIRGLLAKSVSDAARYVAARGMVHDSAPALVRLLSQVSSRFGVVVSQKAAAQAAPVLGAISGAAINLAFTEHFQTLARGHFTMRRLERLYDPAMVRAEYARIAREEGYWEAPAGA